From a single Kitasatospora sp. NBC_00458 genomic region:
- a CDS encoding magnesium transporter MgtE N-terminal domain-containing protein: MAGAGSRVFISHLSGVAVFDPIGDQVGRVRDVVVTLRLGGRPPRVLGLVVEVIGRRRIFLPMTRVTSLESGQVLTTGVINMRRFEQRSSETLVLGELLDRTVTWSKTEQDVTVLDVAMVQTRLREWEISKVFVQVGRPGRLRKSKGETLTLDWKDVTGFALAEENQGAANLLATFDQLRPADLANVMHHLSAKRRAEVAAALDDERLADVLEELPEDDQVEIIGKLKDERAADVLEAMDPDDAADLLSELPGDEAERLLQLMEPEEAEPVRRLLTYEENTAGGLMTTEPIVLEPDATVAEALARVRVSDNKPALAAQVFVCRPPNETPTGKYLGTVHFQRLLREPPYTLVGSLVDDDLDPLPPDTPLTLITSYLATYNMVAAPVVDEADHLVGAVTVDDVLDHLLPEDWREAAPHGPADEREVTGGR, encoded by the coding sequence ATGGCAGGGGCAGGCAGCCGGGTCTTCATCTCGCACCTCTCCGGCGTCGCCGTCTTCGACCCGATCGGCGACCAGGTCGGCCGGGTCCGGGACGTCGTGGTCACGCTCCGCCTCGGCGGCCGCCCGCCCCGGGTGCTCGGCCTGGTCGTCGAAGTGATCGGCCGCCGCCGGATCTTCCTGCCGATGACCAGGGTGACCAGCCTGGAATCCGGCCAGGTACTGACCACCGGCGTGATCAACATGCGCCGCTTCGAACAGCGCTCCTCCGAGACCCTCGTCCTCGGCGAACTGCTGGACCGCACCGTCACCTGGAGCAAGACCGAGCAGGACGTCACCGTCCTCGACGTCGCGATGGTGCAGACCCGCCTGCGCGAGTGGGAGATCAGCAAGGTCTTCGTCCAGGTCGGCCGCCCCGGACGGCTGCGCAAGTCCAAGGGCGAGACGCTCACGCTGGACTGGAAGGACGTCACCGGCTTCGCCCTCGCCGAGGAGAACCAGGGCGCCGCCAACCTGCTCGCCACCTTCGACCAGCTGCGCCCCGCCGACCTCGCCAACGTCATGCACCACCTCTCCGCCAAGCGCCGCGCCGAGGTCGCCGCCGCGCTCGACGACGAACGGCTCGCCGACGTCCTGGAGGAGCTGCCCGAGGACGACCAGGTCGAGATCATCGGCAAGCTCAAGGACGAACGCGCCGCCGACGTCCTGGAGGCGATGGACCCGGACGACGCCGCCGACCTGCTCTCCGAACTGCCCGGCGACGAGGCCGAGCGGCTGCTCCAGCTGATGGAGCCCGAGGAGGCCGAACCGGTCCGCCGCCTGCTCACCTACGAGGAGAACACCGCCGGCGGCCTGATGACCACCGAGCCGATCGTGCTGGAGCCCGACGCCACCGTCGCCGAGGCGCTGGCCCGCGTACGGGTCTCCGACAACAAGCCGGCGCTGGCCGCCCAGGTCTTCGTCTGCCGCCCGCCCAACGAGACGCCCACCGGCAAGTACCTGGGCACCGTGCACTTCCAGCGGCTGCTGCGCGAACCCCCGTACACACTCGTCGGCTCGCTGGTGGACGACGACCTGGACCCGCTGCCGCCGGACACCCCGCTGACGCTGATCACCAGCTACCTGGCGACCTACAACATGGTCGCCGCCCCCGTGGTCGACGAGGCCGACCACCTGGTCGGCGCCGTCACCGTCGACGACGTGCTCGACCACCTGCTGCCCGAGGACTGGCGCGAGGCCGCCCCGCACGGGCCGGCCGACGAGAGAGAGGTGACCGGTGGACGCTGA
- a CDS encoding DUF1003 domain-containing protein, with translation MRARERGRTQRAEPPATGGGRSRLDQPRTSRPGLITLPTYDPEAFGKLSERIARFLGTGRFIVWMTIVVVVWVGWNTVLPDQVHFDDYPFIFLTLMLSLQASYAAPLILLAQNRQDDRDRVNMEQDRARSDRNIADTEYLTREVAALRQGLGEVATRDFLRSELQSLLKEIDERRGASEVL, from the coding sequence CTGCGCGCCCGCGAGCGCGGCCGCACCCAGCGCGCCGAACCCCCGGCCACCGGCGGCGGCCGCAGCCGGCTCGACCAGCCGCGCACCAGCCGCCCCGGCCTGATCACCCTGCCGACGTACGACCCGGAGGCCTTCGGCAAGCTCTCCGAGCGGATCGCGCGCTTCCTCGGCACCGGGCGGTTCATCGTCTGGATGACGATCGTGGTGGTCGTCTGGGTCGGCTGGAACACCGTGCTGCCGGACCAGGTCCACTTCGACGACTACCCGTTCATCTTCCTCACCCTCATGCTCTCGCTCCAGGCCTCGTACGCGGCGCCGCTGATCCTGCTCGCGCAGAACCGCCAGGACGACCGGGACCGCGTCAACATGGAGCAGGACCGCGCCCGCAGCGACCGCAACATCGCCGACACCGAGTACCTCACCCGCGAGGTCGCCGCACTGCGCCAGGGCCTCGGCGAGGTCGCCACCCGCGACTTCCTCCGCTCCGAACTCCAGTCCCTCCTCAAGGAGATCGACGAGCGCCGGGGGGCCTCCGAGGTGCTGTGA